DNA sequence from the Rhizobium lusitanum genome:
CTGGCTACGCTCAGTCGAGCCCTCAACCGTATATCTGAGCGTCATCACGCTCGGTGAGGTTATGCGCGGAATTGCACTAAAGCGCAGGTCCGATCCACGAGCCGCCACGCATTTGGAAGAATGGCTCCGTAAACTCCGCCATGATCACAGCGGCCGCATTCTACCCATCACCGACCAAATTGCCGTCGAATGGGGACGTCTCGCCGCATTGCGCCCGCGCGGCGAAGCTGACGGCCTGATTGCCGCAACCGCAATCGTCCACGATCTGATTGTCGTCACCCGCAAT
Encoded proteins:
- a CDS encoding type II toxin-antitoxin system VapC family toxin, producing MYLVDTNVVSEARRGTVEAISWLRSVEPSTVYLSVITLGEVMRGIALKRRSDPRAATHLEEWLRKLRHDHSGRILPITDQIAVEWGRLAALRPRGEADGLIAATAIVHDLIVVTRNTKDFDDTGVSIVDPWDQASH